A portion of the Colius striatus isolate bColStr4 chromosome 1, bColStr4.1.hap1, whole genome shotgun sequence genome contains these proteins:
- the LOC104549149 gene encoding uncharacterized protein LOC104549149, with protein MDFNSPLTLQCLLVIISVTHGSVTWTGVLSGGSAVFSVGIQSLQNLSRMSRRDVRCFTAVLNNTLLAECGNSAGRCLILQNGSLVLRSVEKEDEGKYEFVFHNTTRFFTLEVFEPAVGVQCFPNGTGELSCDVSSDEGSSFRWLLNGSALSAPEACVKDGGKKVLLDKTVPGEFVCEVQHGNAVTRTRPVLLSCSYGDLLQYPWFIYILAGCAGIAVILVVAVSSVICCCMKRKHKFIPVPSEEEKDDGLAMSVVSSEGVKSPPSGDHVEAQAAQIDCPPKPDAARSGQGLEPQLLVEENLPVETEPEEIPDPEVIVDVESQENASDSFPDPTDD; from the exons ATGGATTTCAACTCTCCTCTCACTCTGCAGTGCTTGCTGGTGATAATATCTGTTACTCATG GCTCTGTCACCTGGACCGGTGTGCTCAGTGGTGGCTCAGCAGTCTTTTCTGTGGGAATTCAAAGCCTGCAGAACCTCTCCAGGATGAGCAGGAGGGATGTGAGATGCTTCACAGCTGTCTTAAATAATACTTTGTTGGCCGAGTGCGGCAATTCTGCCGGCAGATGCCTGATTTTGCAGAATGGCTCCCTGGTGCTGAGGAGTGTGGAGAAAGAGGACGAAGGAAAATATGAATTTGTTTTTCACAACACCACCAGATTTTTTACACTGGAAGTATTTG AGCCGGCCGTAGGTGTGCAGTGCTTTCCTAACGGCACCGGGGAGCTGTCCTGCGACGTGAGCAGCGACGAGGGCAGCAGCTTCCGGTGGCTGCTCAATGGCAGCGCGCTCAGTGCCCCCGAGGCCTGCGTTAAGGATGGCGGAAAGAAGGTTCTCCTGGACAAAACCGTACCTGGGGAATTCGTGTGTGAGGTGCAACATGGGAATGCTGTCACCAGGACCAGGCCTGTTCTGCTGTCTTGCAGCTATG GAGACCTGCTGCAGTACCCGTGGTTCATTTACATCCTGGCAGGGTGCGCAGGCATTGCAGTTATCCTTGTGGTGGCTGTATCCTCAGTCATATGTTGCTGCATGAAGAGGAAACACAAGTTCATCCCCGTGCCTTCGG aggaggagaaggatgaCGGACTAGCAATGTCTGTGGTCTCTAGTGAAGGTGTGAAGAGCCCTCCCAGTGGAGACCATGTCGAGGCTCAAGCTGCCCAAATCGACTGCCCTCCAAAGCCTG ATGCTGCCCGGAGTGGTCAAGGCCTTGAGCCCCAGCTGCTGGTAGAAGAAAACTTACCAGTGGAGACAGAGCCTGAGGAAATTCCAGACCCAGAGGTCATAGTTGATGTGGAAAGTCAGGAAAATGCTTCGGACAGTTTCCCGGATCCAACTGATGACTGA